The sequence GAATAGTATTATATGTAAATAATCGTTTAGACTGCTCTCATATAGCTGGTGCAGTCTCTTTTTGGTGAGCTCATAtgttcaaacacctgaaggtaccagttCATCCGGCACAAATAATAGtctgcaagtataaacaccatgggaccacgcagccatcattccCCCTCATGAAGGAGAcccttctgtctcctggagatgaactaCTTTgggtgtgaaaagtgaaaatcaatccacagaacaacagcaaaggaccttgtgaagatgcttgaggaaacaggtacaaaagtatctatatccacagtaaaaccgaGTTCTACATACAAAtaaatctgaaaggccgctcagcaaggaagaagccagctGGCTCAAAACCTGCGGTTTCTAACTGCACATGGGTTACGTTTTCTAACTGCACATGGGTTACGGTTTCTAATTGCACATGGGTTACGGTTTCCTAACTGACATGGGTTACGGTTTCTAACTGTACCATGGGTTACGGTTTCTAATGTACTGGGTTACGTTTTAACTGTACATGGGTTACGGTTTCTCATGTACATGGGTTAACGGTTTCTACTGTACATGGGTTCCGGTTTCTAACTGTACATGGTTACGGTTTCTAACTGTACATGGGTTACGGTTCTACTGTAAGTGGTTACGGTTTCTAACAGTAACATGGGTTACGCGGTTTCTAACTGCACATGGGTTACGGTTTTAACTGTACATGGTTACGGTTTCTATTGCACATGGGTTCGGTTCTAACTGTACATGGAgacaagattgtactttttgaagaaatgtcctctggtctgatgaaacaaaaatagaactgtttgccataacaccatcgttatgtttggaggataaagggaggcttgcatgcaaagaacaccatccaaaccgtgaagcacgggctggcagcatcatgttgtgggggtgctttgctgcaggaggcactggtgcacttcaacaaatagatggcatcatgaggcaggaaaaaggGTGTAGCTGAGAGACAGTGAGATGTAGGTCTGGGCTACAGTATTCCTCTTCCTACAGGACAACACATAGCTgtctgtgttgtgagtgtgtctgtgtgtgtggtgtgggggggggggggggggggggggggggggggggggggggtgtacacaGCTTAAAAGAATGGTGTTGAAGTTTATAGTACTTTATTGTATATAAATTTTGAAATAATTACACATTATTTTCTATGGCTCTTGTGTTATGAATATGAATAATGATAGGATGggtagagagatggggagggcgGCAGTAGATTACAAGAATGGTGTATGAAGTTAATAGTACTTTTATTGTATATAAAGTGTTGAATATAATTACACATTATTTTCTATGGCTCTTGTGTATAGATATGAATTACATGAGAGATGGGTAAGAGATGGGAGGGTGGcgtagaaagggagagggagagagaggtgaggtggaGAATGATGTAATTATCCTTAATGGTTAGAAAGTAGTGAATTAATAACGCTTGAGCTGCTCCTCTGATTAACATATTGATATGAATGTtcgagagcaagagggagagagactggagagagagaggagagagagagagcgagaggaagaggaggagaggccttCATTAAACAATGAGTAATCAGTCTAATGTCAATACAAGGAAAGCAGATGTATTATTTCTGTCAGTTCAGTACTTCTGCAGAGGCAACAACTCTAAAAATTAATGCTCTGTACCACCCTGAATGTTGCTCcgtaccaccaactgaatgttTACTGCTGTACCACAACTGAATGTTatctgtaccaccaactgaatgttACTATGTACACCAACTGAATGTTACTATGTACCAACAACTGAATGTTACTCTGTACCAAACTGAATGTTAGTTCTGTACCACAACTGAATGTTACTCGTACCACCAACTAATGTTAgtctgtaccaccaactgaatgtttagtctgtaccaccaactgaatgttACTCTGTACACCATGAATGTTCACTCTGTACACCCCTGAATGTTAgtctgtaccaccaactgaatgttACTGCTGTACCACACCAACTGAATGTTACTCTTCTGTACACCAACTGAATGTTACTATGTATCACCAACTGAATGTTActctgtaccaccaactgaatgcTTAGTCTGTACCACCAAATGAATGTTACTCTGTACCACAACTGAATGTTACTTCTGTACACCAAACTGAATGTTACTATGTATCACCCAACTGAATGTTAGTCTGTACCACCAACTGGAATGTTACTctctgtaccaccaactgaatgtaCTCTGTACCACCAACTGATATGTTACTCTGTACCACCCAACTGAATGTTAGTCTTGTACACCATGAATGTTACTCTGTACCACCAACGAATGTTACTCTGTACCACTAACTGAATGTTACTATGTACACCAACTGAATGTTACTCTGTACCACAACTGAATGTTACTCTGTACCAAACTGAATGTTACATGTACCACTAACGAATGTTACTTTACCACAACTGACATGTTACTCTGTACACCAACTGAAGTTGCTCTGCCGGAGGACCCTGAAGTACCCCTCATGTGCATTGGCTCATGATTCTTCtctagtaccccctgtggataggccagtaCCCCAGGGTCCTATACGCCCTGTGATAGGCCATACCCCCCATGTTCTAGTACCCCTGTGGATAGCCAGTACCCCACATGTTCTagtacccctgtggataggcccagTCCCCGTACATGTTCagtacccctgtggataggcccagTACCCCACATGTttagtaccccctgtggataggcccagTACCCCATGTTCTCGTACCCCTGTGGATAGCCCAGTACCCCACATGTCTagtacccctgtggataggccagtaCCCACATGTTCTAGTACCCCCTGGTGGATAGGCCCAGTACCCCCACATGTTCTagtacccctgtggataggcccagTACCCCACATTTCTAGTATCCTGTGGATAGGCCCAGTACCCCACTGTCTAGTCCCCGTGGATAGGCCAGTACCCCACATGtctagtaccccctgtggataggcccagTCCCACATGTTCAGTACCCCTGTGATAGGCCCAGTACCCCCACAAGTcctagtaccccctgtggataggccagtaCCCCATGTCCTAGTACCCtcccctgtggataggcccagTACCCACAGTGTCTagtacccctgtggataggccagtaCCCCACATGTCCTAGTACCCCATGTGGATAGGCCAGTACCCCACATGTTCTCGTATCCCTGTGGATAGGCCCAGTACCCCACATGTtctagtaccccctgtggataggcagTAACCACTGTTAGTACCCCTGTGGTAGCCAGTAGCCACATGTtcgtaccccctgtggataggccccAGTACCCCCACATGTTCTatacccctgtggataggcccagTACCCCCACATGTTCTAGTACCCCCTGTGATAGGCCCAGTACCCCCACAGTTtctagtaccccctgtggataggacGCCCAGTACCGCCACATGTTCTAGTACCACCCTGTGGATAGGCCCAGTACCCCCAGGTGTCCTAGTAAGCTggctggttgggaaccactgctcttgTCTTCTGGATTAATCAAAAGGTGGCCAATTCAATGCCTGGAATGTAATGACATTTTATAATGATACTGAcaatatctgtctgtttctgaaGCAATCCCATTGATCTCCTAGGTATCAGAAATGCCTCTGTGGTTGCATAAAATGATGATTCTgcagaagctgtgtgtgtgtatatgtgtgtgtgttgtgtgtggtgtgtgtgtgtgtgtgtgtgtgtgtgtgtgtgtgtgtgtgtgtgtgtgtgtgtgtgttgtgtgtttgtgtgtgtgtgtgtgtgtgtgtgtgtgtgtgtgtgtgtgtgtgtgtgtgtgtgtgtgtgtgtgtgtgtgtgtttgcgtgcgtgcgtgcgtgcggtgtggttgtgtggtcaTCACAACATCACACGCTGTCAACAGTAAGGAGCCTGTTGATAATTAAGGCTGCTAATTAGACAGAATCCCACAAGTTCATGtattatgctctctctctctctctctctctctctctctcctctctctctctctcctctctctctcttctctctctcttctctctctctttctctctctctctcatctctctctcactctctcatctctctctatctctctatctctctctcacacacacaggcctactgCTAATTAAGAGGAATAATTaggcagacaccacacacacacacacacaccacacacacacacacacacacacaccacatacacaccacacacatcacacatcacacaacacacaccacacacactcagtatacacaacacacacacaactccggCTCTGGTTAATAGGGGCATTATTCAAGTGTAGTTGTCCCTGTGAGTGTTCTGTAGTCACTCAGACAGGCACACATCAGGTTGTACTTACTGTATCACttccccacacacaacacaacacacacacttacccccccccacccacccaacaaccacaacacacacaacacagtgcacAATCACTGTAAACAAGTTACGCCTAATTAGTCCTAGACTGATTGCTGGCCGTGGGTTAACCTTTCTGTCACCATGGGAGCAGAAGACAAGAGATCACCAAATGTTTAACTCAACAAAGATCCTCCCCCTCAGTCCTGCTGGGTCAATACCCTACCCTTTAtccagacatgaaactgaaagtTAACCTTGAAGGGCCTAAAGCACCTTTAAAAACCCCTAAGTAACATcattaaaaaatccccatcaaaatctgtcaattaAGCTAGATatcttttttttgcattggatgcgtctcagtCCATCGCATCCGCCAATTGTTGCatttccgcatctgcagtgaaggtgtttgtcagaccatgagacatcctgacaatcccacaagtgtcacgggactcatctgaaggtaaccggtaccggtttaaaataattaatgtaagtttgaaggtagttttgtgcctgcCCAAAAagtggttaaatatgtgtaaaaaatatgaaataaaatatttcctgagctacTTATATCTCCTAGAAATAGAACAAACACTGTGTCATTCAAAGCGTTTCTATGGCCTTTAGTAGTAAAGGACAAATTCAATATTTGATCAAAACTTTTTCTTATAGATTTCATCCATGCTAGCAATGTCAGCCTCAAACTGCACTAAATATCTCCAGCTAAAGAGCTAGCTAGAGTTAACATTCAACATGATTCTACCCTGCCAAGATGCTAACACCATTAGCCTCATAACCTGCTAGCATAGTGTTACGACGATAGCCTTAGTAACCACCATTGACACCATTGTAGCAACTTCTAACAAATGAAAAAGTGATGACTTAACATCCCATCCCAGAAAGATGACAttgagctaatggggatccaaataggGGATAAAGAATGAACTTTCTTCCCCTCTGGATGAGTCAACGAGTCACTGAGTGTACGACTGTTTTCCTCTCTGAAGGAGTCACTGAGTGTATGACTGTTTTCCCCTCTTGGATGAGTCACTGAGTGTATGCCTGTTTTCCCCTCTGAAGGAGTCACTGAAGTGTATGACTGTTTTCCCCTCTTGGATGAGTCACTGAGTGTATGACTGTTTTCCCTCTTGGATCGAGTCAACTGAAGGAGTCATGAGTGTATGCCTGTTTTCCCCTTGAAGGAGTCACTGAGTATATGACTGTTTTCCCCTCTTGGATGAGTCACTGAGTGTATGACTGGTTTCCCTCTTGGATGAGTCACTGAGTGTATGCCTGTTTCCCTCTGAAGGAGTCACTGAGTGTATGACTGTTTTTCTCTCTGAAGGAGTCACTGAGTGTATGACTGTTTTCCCTCTGGATGAGTCACTGAGTGTATGCCTGTTTTCCCCTCTGAAGGAGTCACTGAGTGTATGACTGTTTTCCCCTCTTGGATGAGTCACTGAGTGTATGACTGTTTTCCCTCTGAAGGAGTCACTGAGTGTATGACTGTTTTCCCTCTTGGATGAGTCACTGAGTGTATATGCCTGTTTTCCCCTCGAAGGAGTCACTGAGTGTATGACTGTTTTCCCTCTTGGATGAGTCCACTGAGTGTATGACTGTTTTCCCCTCTCGGATGAGTCACTGAAGGAGTCACTGAGTGTATGCTGTTTTCCCCTCTGAAGGAGTCACTGAGTGTATGACTGTTTTCCCCTCTTGGATGAGTCACTGAGTGTATGCCTGTTTTCCCCTCTGAAGGAGTCACTGAGTGTGTTGCTGTTTCCCCTCTGAAGGAGTCACTGAGTGTATGCCTGTTTTCCCCTCTTGGATGAGTCACTGAGTGTATGACTGTTTTCCCCTCTGAAGGAGTCACTGAGTGTATGACTGTTTTCCTCTCTGAAGGAGTCACTGAGTGTATGCCTGTTTTCCCCTCTGGATGAGTCACTGAGTGTATGCCTGTTTTCCCCTCTGAAGGAGTCACTGAGTGTATGACTGTTTTCCCCTCTTGGATGAGTCACTGAGTGTATGCCTGTTTTTCCTCTCTTAAGGAGTCACTGAGTGTATGACTGTTTTCCCCTCTTGGATGAGTCACTGAGTGTATGACTGTTTTCCCCTCTTGGATGAGTCACTGAGTGTATGACTGCATTCCCCTCTGAAGGAGTCACTGAGTGTATGACTGTTTTCCCCTCTTGGATGAGTCACTGAGTGTATGCCTGTTTTCCCTCTGAAGGAGCCACTGAGTGTATGACTGTTTTCCCCTCTGGATGAGTACATGAGTGTATGCCTGTTTTCCCCCTCGAAGGAGTCACTGAGTGTATGCTTGTTTTCCCTCTGAAGGAGTCACTGAGTGTATGCCTGTTTTCCTCTCTGAAGGAGTCACTGAGTGTATGACTGTTTTCCCCTCTTGGATGAGTCCATGAGTGTATGACTGTTTTCCCCCTTGGATGAGTCACTGAGTGTATGCCTGTTTTCCTCTCTGAAGGAGTCACTGAGTGTATGACTGTTTTCCCCTCTTGGATGAGTCACTGAGTGTATGACTGTTTTCCCCTCTTGGATGAGTCACTGAGTGTATACCTGTTTTcctctctggctgagccactgtgTATAATTGTTTTcctctctggctgagccactgtgaataactgttttcctctctggctgagccactgtgtataactgttttcctctctggctgagccactgtgtataactgttttcctctctggctgagccactgtgTATAATTGTTTTcctctctggctgagccactgtgtataactgttttcctctctggctgagccactgtgtataactgttttcctctctggctgagccactggTATAACTGTTTTCCTCTCTGGCTGAGCACTGTGTATAACTGTTTTcctctctggctgagccactgtgtataactgttttcctctctggctgtgtcacTGTGTATAACTGTTTTcctctctggctgagccactgtgTATAACTGTTTcctctctggctgagccactgtgtataactgttttcctctctggctgtgtcacTGTGTATAACTGTTTTcctctctggctgagccactgtgtataactgttttcctctctggctgtgtcatGTGTATAACTGTTTCCTTCTGGCTGAGCCACTGTGTATAATGTTTTCCTCTCTGGCTGTTCACTGAGTGTATGACCAGTTTTCCCCTTGTCGGAGTCACTGAGTCACTGAGTGtatgacagcacacacacacaaacctaccaTTGATGAAATGTGTACCAGATGTAGAATTATCTTGCTCAGTGCACAGTATGGGTAGTGTGTTTCTGACATTTTGTTTCCATGGTTACTGAGTAAGGAGGAGGGAACTAATGATGGCAGGGTATAAGAAacatgtttaacttcttatggctgcaggggcagtattgagtagcttggatgaaaggtgcacagaggtgcccatagtaaactgcctgctcctcagtcccagttgctaatatatgcatgtattattcgtattggatagaaaacactctgaagtttctaaaactgtttgaatgatgtctgtgagtataacagaactcatattgcaggcaaaaaaaatccaaacaggaagtgggaattctgagtttggtagattttcaacacagcctctattgaacaaacagtgggatatggatgagtttgcacttcctacggcttccactggattgtcaacagtctgtagaaccttgtctgatgcctctactgtgttgtgggccgaaggagacaggaaatagtcaggtctaccatgacctggccatgctctgaccatgctcGTTCACATGAGAGGAGAAGTCAATgtaaattctccggttggaaacgttattcaagatttatgttaaaaacattctaaagattgattcaatacatcgtttgacatgtttctactgaatggttacggaacttttggacatttcgtctgcttttagtgaacgcgcttcctgagattggatttgtttaccaaacagctaacaaaatagctacttggacataaatgatagACATTAACCCGGAGAAaacaacatttcttgtggaagtcggagtcctgggagtgcattctgacgaagatcatcaacgggtaagtgaagatttataatgctttttatgagattgttgactgcacaatatggcgggtaactgtatggcttgcttgtgtggctgaacgctgttttcagattattgaatattgtgttttgccaataaagctttttgaaaatctgacacacgcggttgcattaagaaaagtgtatctttaattctatgtaaaacatgtatctttcataaagtttatgatgagtatttaatgttatttgacgtggttctctgcaatttctccggatattttggaggcatttctgaaacatggcgccaatgtaaactgaggtttttggatataatatgaactttatacgaacaaaacatatatgtattgtgtaacatgaagttctatgagtttcatctgatgaagatcatcaaaaggttagtgattcattcgatctctatttctgctttttgtgaatcctgtcttggctggaaaaatgactgtgttgtCTGTATTTTgcgtgacctaacataatcgtattgtggtgctttcgctgaaaagcactATTGAAATCGAGAcacttggtgggattaacaacaagattaccatttaaaatggtataaagaatacatgtatgtttgaggaatttttattatgagatttctgttgtttgaatttggcgccctgcactttcactggctgttgtcatgtcatcccgttaacggattgcagccttaagaagttttaactctGTCTATTCACCATACCACCCCCCCCAATAGTTGACGGTTGTACGGACTGGTCAATAGAATATAATCACATCCTaattgtctctatctctctctgtctYTCTTTTTCCTTCCATAGTTGACGGCTGTACGGACTGGTCGGTGGACTACCTGAAGTACCGTGTGTTGAAGGGGGAGCCGGTGAGGCTGAAGTGTGCCCTGTTCTACGGCTACATCAGAGCCAACTACAGCCAGGCTCAGAGCGTCGGCCTCAGCCTCATGTGGTACCGCAGCTCTGGCCTGGGCCACGGAGACTTTGAGGAGCCCATCTCCTTCAACGGCGTGCACATGAGCAAGGAGGAGGACGCCATCTGGTTCAGACCGGCCGACCTGCAGGACGTGGGCCTCTACTCCTGTGTGCTACGGTAAGACAGGAGGGACATAGTCTACTCTAGTCTACTCCTGTGTGCTACGGTAAGACAGGAGGGACATAGTCTACTCTAGTCTACTCCTGTGTKCTACRGTAAGACCTAAGAGACAGTAGGAATATTAGAAATAAAGTAAGACATTAGAGACAGTAGGGATAGTAGAGATACAGTAAGACATTAGAGACAGTAGTGATACTATAGATACAGTAAGGACATTAGAGACAGTAGTGATACTAGAGatacagtaagagagagacagtagtgaTACTATAGATACAGTAAGACATTAGAGACAGTAGTGATAC is a genomic window of Salvelinus sp. IW2-2015 unplaced genomic scaffold, ASM291031v2 Un_scaffold2727, whole genome shotgun sequence containing:
- the LOC112074627 gene encoding interleukin-1 receptor accessory protein-like 1-A, with product DGCTDWSVDYLKYRVLKGEPVRLKCALFYGYIRANYSQAQSVGLSLMWYRSSGLGHGDFEEPISFNGVHMSKEEDAIWFRPADLQDVGLYSCVLRNSSYCMKVSMSLYVAENDTDLCYNSVMRHMEKAELSKSKDITCPDIEDYTEPGKDPYITWFKLPVSTP